A single Fusobacterium hominis DNA region contains:
- the tsf gene encoding translation elongation factor Ts, which produces MAQITAGLVKELRERTGAGMMDCKKALQENGGDMDKAIDFLREKGIAKAVKKAGRIAAEGLIFDAVSADHKKAVLIEFNSETDFVAKNDEFKNFGHKLAELAIAKDIKTIEELTAAEYADGKTVAQAVTDLIAKIGENMNVRRIHETKSEDGFVATYSHLGGKLGVIVEMTGEATEENIAKARDIAMHAAAMDPRYLDKSEVTTNDLEHEKEIARKQLEAEGKPAQIIEKILIGKMNKFYEENCLVDQIYVRAENKETVAQFAKPLVVKSFTRYKVGDGIEKKEEDFAAEVAAQIKG; this is translated from the coding sequence ATGGCACAAATAACAGCTGGTTTAGTAAAAGAACTAAGAGAAAGAACTGGTGCTGGAATGATGGATTGTAAGAAAGCACTACAAGAAAATGGCGGAGATATGGACAAAGCAATAGATTTCCTAAGAGAAAAAGGAATCGCTAAAGCAGTTAAAAAAGCTGGAAGAATAGCAGCAGAAGGATTAATTTTTGACGCTGTATCAGCTGATCACAAAAAAGCTGTATTAATCGAATTCAACTCTGAAACAGACTTCGTTGCTAAAAATGATGAATTCAAAAACTTTGGACATAAATTAGCTGAACTTGCAATAGCTAAAGATATAAAAACTATCGAAGAATTAACAGCAGCTGAATATGCTGATGGAAAAACTGTTGCTCAAGCAGTAACTGATTTAATCGCTAAAATCGGAGAAAACATGAATGTTAGAAGAATTCATGAAACTAAATCAGAAGATGGTTTCGTAGCTACTTACAGCCACTTAGGTGGAAAATTAGGAGTTATTGTTGAAATGACTGGTGAAGCTACTGAAGAAAACATCGCTAAAGCTAGAGATATTGCTATGCACGCAGCAGCAATGGACCCTAGATATTTAGACAAATCAGAAGTAACTACTAACGATTTAGAGCACGAAAAAGAAATCGCTAGAAAACAATTAGAAGCTGAAGGAAAACCAGCTCAAATAATTGAAAAAATATTAATTGGAAAAATGAACAAATTCTATGAAGAAAACTGTTTAGTTGACCAAATATATGTAAGAGCAGAAAATAAAGAAACTGTTGCACAATTCGCAAAACCTCTAGTTGTAAAATCTTTCACAAGATACAAAGTTGGAGACGGAATCGAGAAAAAAGAAGAAGACTTCGCAGCAGAAGTTGCAGCTCAAATCAAGGGATAA
- the pyrH gene encoding UMP kinase — translation MEKPFYKRVLLKLSGEALMGDQEFGISSEVIASYARQIKDIVDLGVEVSVVIGGGNIFRGLSGATQGVDRVTGDHMGMLATVINSLALQNSIEKLGVPTRVQTAIEMPKIAEPFIKRRAQRHLEKGRVVIFGAGTGNPYFTTDTAAALRAIEMNTEVVLKATKVDGIYDKDPVKYSDAVKYDKVTYSEVLAKDLKVMDSTAISLCRENKLPIIVFDSLTEGNIRRVIMGEEIGTKVVAD, via the coding sequence ATGGAGAAACCTTTTTATAAAAGAGTTCTATTAAAACTTAGTGGAGAGGCTTTAATGGGAGACCAAGAATTTGGAATTTCATCTGAAGTAATTGCCTCATATGCAAGACAGATAAAGGATATAGTTGATCTTGGTGTAGAAGTTTCTGTCGTAATAGGTGGAGGAAACATTTTTAGAGGATTATCAGGAGCAACTCAAGGAGTGGACAGAGTTACAGGAGACCATATGGGAATGCTTGCAACTGTAATAAACTCACTTGCACTACAAAACTCTATTGAAAAACTTGGAGTTCCAACAAGGGTTCAAACAGCAATTGAAATGCCAAAAATTGCAGAACCATTTATTAAAAGAAGAGCACAAAGACATCTTGAAAAAGGAAGAGTTGTTATATTTGGTGCAGGAACAGGAAATCCATACTTTACAACAGATACAGCAGCGGCTTTAAGAGCAATCGAAATGAATACAGAAGTAGTATTAAAAGCTACTAAAGTAGATGGAATCTATGATAAAGATCCAGTAAAATATTCAGATGCTGTAAAGTATGATAAAGTGACATATTCAGAGGTTTTAGCTAAAGATCTTAAAGTAATGGATTCTACTGCAATTTCGCTATGTAGAGAAAACAAACTACCTATTATTGTATTTGATTCTTTAACTGAAGGTAACATAAGAAGAGTTATTATGGGAGAAGAAATCGGAACAAAAGTAGTAGCTGATTAA